The Juglans microcarpa x Juglans regia isolate MS1-56 chromosome 8S, Jm3101_v1.0, whole genome shotgun sequence genome has a window encoding:
- the LOC121244512 gene encoding pyruvate kinase, cytosolic isozyme: MANIDIEGMLKELPNDGRLPKTKIVCTLGPASRSVPMLEKLLRAGMNVARFNFSHGTHDYHQETLNNLRIAMHNTQILCAVMLDTKGPEIRTGFLKDSKPIQLKEGQEITVTTDYSIKGDEEMISMSYKKLAEDLKPGNTILCADGTITLNVLSCNADAGTVRCRCQNTAILGERKNVNLPGVVVDLPTLTEKDTEDILQWGVPNKIDMIALSFVRKGSDLVNVRKVLGLHSKNIQLMSKVENQEGVINFDEILRETDSFMVARGDLGMEIPVEKIFLAQKMMIYKCNLVGKPVVTATQMLESMIKSPRPTRAEATDVANAVLDGTDCVMLSGESAAGAYPELAVKIMARICIEAESSLDYGAIFKEMIRSTPLPMSPLESLASSAVRTANKARAKLIVVMTRGGTTAKLVAKYRPAVPILSVVVPVLTTDSFDWTCSDETPARHSLIYRGLIPLLAEGSAKATDAESTEVILEAALKSATEKGLCKPGDAVVALHRIGAASVIKICVVK, from the exons ATGGCCAACATCGACATAGAGGGAATGCTTAAGGAGCTCCCGAACGATGGTCGTCTCCCAAAGACGAAGATCGTGTGCACTCTGGGTCCCGCATCTCGGTCGGTGCCCATGCTGGAGAAGCTTCTCAGGGCCGGTATGAACGTCGCCCGCTTCAATTTCTCCCACGGCACACACGACTACCATCAGGAGACCCTCAACAATCTCAGGATTGCCATGCACAACACTCAGATTCTCTGTGCCGTCATGCTCGATACCAAG GGACCTGAGATTCGAACTGGTTTTCTCAAGGATTCAAAACCTATTCAACTTAAAGAAGGTCAGGAAATCACTGTCACAACTGATTACAGCATCAAGGGAGATGAGGAGATGATCTCCATGAGCTACAAAAAACTAGCCGAGGACTTAAAGCCTGGAAATACCATCTTGTGTGCCGATGGTACCATCACACTCAATGTCTTGTCTTGTAATGCAGATGCTGGGACTGTGAGATGCCGTTGTCAGAATACTGCCATACTGGGGGAGAGAAAAAATGTCAATCTTCCTGGTGTTGTAGTGGATCTTCCAACTCTGACAGAGAAAGATACGGAAGACATTTTGCAATGGGGTGTTCCCAACAAAATAGATATGATTGCTCTTTCATTTGTACGCAAGGGCTCAGATCTTGTTAATGTCCGTAAGGTTCTTGGGCTTCATTCCAAGAATATACAATTGATGTCGAAG GTTGAGAACCAGGAGGGAGTAATCAATTTTGATGAGATCTTGCGTGAAACTGACTCATTCATGGTTGCCCGTGGCGATCTTGGAATGGAGATTCCAgttgagaaaattttcttggcacagaaaatgatgatatacAAGTGCAATCTTGTGGGCAAACCTGTTGTCACTGCTACTCAGATGCTTGAATCCATGATCAAGTCTCCCCGGCCAACCCGAGCTGAAGCCACCGATGTGGCTAATGCTGTCCTTGATGGCACTGACTGTGTCATGCTTAGTGGTGAGAGTGCTGCTGGGGCCTACCCAGAACTGGCTGTGAAGATCATGGCTCGAATTTGTATAGAGGCAGAATCATCCCTTGACTATGGTGCTATTTTTAAGGAAATGATTAGGTCAACCCCACTTCCAATGAGCCCGTTGGAGAGCCTTGCATCGTCTGCTGTTCGGACTGCTAACAAGGCCAGAGCAAAACTCATTGTTGTGATGACACGTGGAGGAACCACGGCCAAGTTGGTTGCGAAGTACAGGCCAGCTGTTCCAATCCTCTCAGTAGTTGTTCCAGTTTTGACCACAGATTCATTTGATTGGACCTGCAGTGATGAGACGCCAGCAAGGCATAGCCTGATATACCGTGGTCTGATTCCTCTGCTGGCTGAAGGATCGGCTAAGGCCACTGATGCAGAGTCCACAGAGGTGATTTTGGAAGCTGCCCTGAAGTCTGCAACAGAGAAGGGGTTGTGCAAGCCTGGTGACGCGGTGGTGGCACTTCATCGAATTGGAGCTGCCTCAGTTATTAAGATCTGCGTTGTGAAATGA
- the LOC121244365 gene encoding LOW QUALITY PROTEIN: WD repeat-containing protein 26 homolog (The sequence of the model RefSeq protein was modified relative to this genomic sequence to represent the inferred CDS: inserted 3 bases in 2 codons), which produces MRGIEDNEPPLKRTKIRLAESNSLLEDLSHMQPVACSMGYSMARPLPSHGDEETIGLKGIIKRAEFIKIITRALYSLXYDKSGALLEEESGITLHSLIYNLLMQQVNDGKWNECVAMLHTIGVLDEKTVKXQSFLILEQKFLELLKMEKVTNALDTLRNEIVPLCVNVSRVHELAACIVSPSQYVRLGLSSQDTDVVKSWLNILEKLQKVLPAAVMTPGKRLEHLVEQALDVQRDACIFHNTLDSDLSLYSDHQCGKNQIPSRIRQILQKHTNEVWFLEFSHAGKYLASSSKDQSTIIWEVKEDGHVSLKHKLTGHQKPVLMVSWGPDDHQLLTCGLEEVIKRWDAISGECLLVYEKNGVGLISCGWFPDGRGIFSGMTDKSICLWDLDGRELECWKGQQTLRISDMAVTDDGKRIISICRETSILLLDREAKFERLIEEEVAITSFSLSKDNKFLLVNLINQEIHLWSIEGDLKVVAKCKGHKRARFVIRSCLGGFKQAFIASGSEDSQVYIWHRGSEELLLALLGHSGAVNCVSWNPTNLHMLASASDDHTIRIWGLDEFNLIRRDSQSNGITRCSDGRI; this is translated from the exons ATGAGAGGTATAGAGGACAATGAACCGCCATTGAAACGCACAAAAATTCGTTTGGCAGAATCAAATAGCTTATTGGAAGACTTATCTCATATGCAGCCTGTAGCTTGCTCTATGGGATATTCAATGGCTAGGCCTCTACCCTCGCATGGGGATGAAGAAACTATTGGTTTAAAAGGAATTATCAAACGagcagaattcatcaaaattataACTAGGGCATTGTATTCAC GGTATGATAAGAGTGGGGCCCTTTTAGAGGAAGAGTCAGGTATAACATTGCactcattaatatataatttgcttATGCAGCAAGTGAATGATGGAAAATGGAATGAATGTGTGGCTATGCTGCACACAATTGGTGTCTTGGATGAGAAAACTGTGAA TCAATCTTTCCTGATATTGGAGCAGAAGTTCCTTGAGCTTCTGAAAATGGAAAAAGTAACTAATGCTTTAGATACTTTACGGAATGAGATTGTACCTCTCTGTGTTAATGTGAGCCGAGTTCATGAGCTTGCTGCCTGCATTGTCTCACCTTCACAGTATGTAAGACTTGGGCTTTCCAGTCAAGATACTGATGTTGTAAAGTCATGGTTAAATATTTTGGAGAAACTGCAGAAGGTGCTTCCTGCAGCAGTAATGACACCTGGAAAAAGGTTAGAACATCTAGTTGAACAGGCTCTTGATGTGCAGCGAGATGCGTGTATATTTCACAACACTTTGGATAGTGATTTGTCTTTGTACTCAGATCATCAGTGTGGGAAAAACCAAATTCCTTCTC GAATCCGACAGATACTTCAAAAACATACTAATGAAGTTTGGTTTTTGGAATTTTCACATGCTGGGAAATATTTAGCTTCATCATCGAAAGATCAATCAACAATTATATGGGAG GTTAAAGAGGATGGTCATGTTTCATTGAAGCATAAACTAACTGGCCACCAGAAGCCAGTGTTGATGGTGTCATGGGGTCCAGATGATCATCAGCTCCTCACATGTGGACTGGAGGAGGTCATCAAACGTTGGGATGCCATATCTGGAGAATGCCTCCTTGTTTATGAGAAAAACGGTGTTGGCCTGATTTCTTGTGGATGGTTCCCTGATGGTAGAGGGATATTCTCTGGTATGACTGACAAGAGTATCTGCCTCTGGGATTTGGATGGAAGAGAGCTGGAATGTTGGAAAGGGCAGCAAACACTCAGGATATCAGACATGGCTGTAACTGATGATGGAAAGAGGATCATAAGCATATGCAGAGAAACCTCAATATTATTGCTTGACAGGGAGGCAAAATTTGAGAGATTGATTGAAGAGGAGGTAGCAATTACTTCGTTCTCCTTGTCAAAGGACAATAAATTCCTACTGGtcaatcttataaatcaagAAATTCATCTTTGGAGCATAGAGGGTGATCTGAAGGTTGTGGCGAAGTGCAAAGGTCACAAGCGTGCCAGATTTGTCATTAGATCTTGTTTGGGTGGATTTAAGCAAGCCTTTATTGCCAGCGGGAGTGAGGATTCACAG GTGTATATATGGCACAGAGGTTCTGAGGAACTCCTACTGGCATTGCTGGGGCATTCGGGAGCTGTTAATTGCGTGAGCTGGAATCCTACAAATCTTCACATGTTGGCTTCCGCCAGCGATGATCATACTATTCGAATATGGGGTTTAGATGAGTTCAACCTGATACGCAGAGACTCTCAGAGCAATGGCATCACTCGCTGCTCGGATGGAAGAATTTGA